ATCCAAGCCCACCAGGAATACTAGGGGCACTGGATGCAGAGAGAAAAATACACACATCACCAACTTTCAACTGCTGGCAGTTAAGGTTGTACTTGGTTGAGGACTGTTCTGGACTGCTTGATGTCCACCCCTGACCATAAACGAAAAATGGATGCTCTACAGGACAGTTTAGaatcaccttaaaaaaaaaaaaaagtcatcataTAACTGATCAGTTTTACACGTTGATCAGGTTTGTTCATGACCACACACTAAGGAGTGCTCATGAATCAGATTATTGCACAGAATTGTCTAGGAAGGGTACATAGGTGCAGTGTGGCTCTAATAATTATATGATAATAGGTAAAAAGTAGTGCGTTTAAGCCACCATGTTTCTGTGTAAAATAGTGGCAATCTGTCCACAGTCTCTTCTTGTAACAGTTATCGCATTCACATTCCCTAAATCTGCCACTgctttttttcttagtttgcaaCATGGATGATGATCTAAGTGAACATAAAAGGACTGTGTAGAAACTAAGATTCAAGTTTTCACTCAAGATATTCAAGCAAAACCTTCTAAATGCATCAAGTTAGAAGTGGAAAATTATGAACCTTTTGTGATGTacataaaaataacttttcagaAATACTGAAACTCATCTAAAACTAGATTGGACCTTCTAAGAGCAGTTTTGTACCACAAATTTCATATCACTATTTCTTTCTACCTGTATTTTAGAACTGTTGATAGTGAAAGTAATATGAGTGCTTCCAGGTTCTGTTCCATCTTCAATTTTTACAACAGTGCTTGTCTCTAGCTTAAGTTCAGGACTCTGTCTGATACTGTGAATGAAATCTTCTGTGGAAAGGTCTTCAACTCTCTTTACATCACCAGTAGTAAGCTGAATGTTGGAACCTTTAATGAATGGTGGAGGCACCTGATGAGGGACAGGGGGAAATCCCTGATATTGTCCTGGTACTTGCATCAAAGTTCCTGAGGGATATGTCCCAATGATAGGAGTAGGTATTCCCTGTCCAGGAAGGACAAATCTAGTTTGGTTTCCAATGAGGTGTGGTTGCATGGGCTGTGCAGATAGCTGGGTGGTGTTTGGTGGAGTTTGATGTATAGCAGACTTATTAGCAGCTAACTCTGCCAACTGAGAAAGGTTACTGGCTGCTAGGAGTCCAGGAGAGTAGTGTAAACCATTTGATGCAGGAACTGGCAACTTGTCAATGAGGTGTGACTGGGGCACAAAAGGCAGTGTTGGAGCAGAAACTCTTGCCTCGGAATCACAGGCATCTTTGCCTAGACCACTATCAGAAGTTGACACATCTAATCCAGAAAAGAAAGTTGGcaaaaatacattatttttaTACATACTTGTCATGGAAGAGTAAATAACCTGATTTTATGTGTACACATCTTTGACCCTTTCACTGCAACAAGAAATTTCCCTTCCTCCTGATGGTTTACCAATAATTGAATGAGTATGCCAGTGATTGACTAATGCTTGCCCAATGGTTGCTAAATATCTCCACCTCTCTCTCATTAATCTGCCATTATCTTGAACATAACAATTGCCAAGTAAAGATTGAGTGTTTGTCAAACATTGGCACACTGCTCATCAATTATTGACCTCTGTACAGATCTTTTATTGCCCTGTGTCTCATGAtccttaaccttttacacccttaCATGAGTATAcctattctccaaactgttctctgtGCATTTGCTGAGGTGGTGACctggagaatttgtcaaacaatcaagagcttctttagttggtgatcatttcctttattctcgtgaccttaatgtgtgattcaggggtgatattgtaaggagaaattagatgctagtcactctttaaagggttaaaaaagaaaatcacccCATAGTACagccttaaaaatttttttggattgTTTGGCTCTTTGTGGCAATAACATGGTTCACCAGACTAAAGAATAAGAAATAAGTTAAGCAAACTTAATCTAGTTTAGAGCAGAAAATGATACCCCAGAAGCGAATTTACCACCAGTGCAACAAAAATGTAGATACTCAAACCTGATAGGGTTTTGATTGCTTTGCTAAGAAGAGAGGTAGAATAAGTTGACTAAAATAGGCAAATGGAgattagattttttttcagaaaatcaagagaaaaatgtgggatattgatcaaatgaagcctttaagtgctactgtggttctttctttattcactccgagctttcgcctTTCTACAGCATCATCAGGGAGCTGATGATGCCCTCTGATGATCCCTGATGATGCCATAGAATGGCGAAAGCTtggagtgaataaagaaagaaccacagtagcacttaaaggcttcatttgatcaatatcccacgTCATTAGGTCATGCTACTAAAGGACACGTTCAAACATTTAGTCAAgagaaaaagttgttttaatgAAATCTAATTTTTAGTGGGGATCATCAATTTGCTGCCTTATGGTATCCTACACACAGGTTCTTATTGGTACCCTTGCATGTACAACAATACTGCACGAGACACGTCCATGAGAAATTTGGAGCAAAGCCCAGTGTTCTCAGTGAGATTTAAAGTAGGTGTCCTCTCAACCTGATGCAGGTAGTTGTGATGAATAAAGAGGAAACAAAGAGTATGACAACTAAAATCAAATCCTCAAATACACAGGGATAAATCTCAGGTTGCTGCCATCTACTGATGACCCAGGAAGACCCTCAAGGTTCTACCACTTCTGTGCCATGGTGCTCATATTCTGCTTGCAAGCTTCAAGAACACGTACCTGATCCTACTTCATTGCCAGCTCTTGCTGGTAACTGGATGGCTGTAAACACACTCCCACCCAGAGAGATTGCCTGAGAATCGGTTTGACTATCATCTGATGGTCCTGAAGACACTAATGATTCAGAACACTGCAGAGCATTTTCTGTAACAAATTTGAGTAAATGTTAAACACAGACCATAATTTTGCATGATTTTAAAGTTAGATAATATTGTAGAATTTTTCTGTTGCCTAATGCAATTTGGGCTTGTTATGTGAGGCATTTATACAAAGGATATACACTGCAGGTTACAGGTATAAACTTGACATGTCCATTTTATAAAAAAGCATTTTCCCTTGTTAATAAATTAGAGCTAGACCAACTGCAAGTATAAACACTAAAGTTTGTTTGCACTTTTTGTATTAGTCTAAGACTAGCAGCAACTTGTAATTAACTCCCTTCTCATCCACTGCACTAATATCTAACATACATATTCCAAAGTTGGAAGCTGTATATAACAGAACAGAATGATctttaaacaaaatgttcttAATTGTGCTACATCTGGTTTCTTTTCAtgagcaaacatttttttactgtatccagatttcttttccagtcACAAATTGATCAAAAGAGAGCTGCTGCACGTGTGGgacaaaaaggaaacttttggTTTCCTTGGAAGACTCAAGAGTCAGACCTAACCATTTTGCAGTTCTACTGTTCTACTAACTGAGCCATAAAGAGCTTGTAGGTGATCAAACCATCTCCAGCAAAACTTCTCTTTTTCAACACTTCTATTCAGGGAACACAATCTTCTCTGTAAATACTCCTCCATGGAGGGGTCACCTCTTTACAAGGGACTCTTCTTATATTCCCAAGGGTTTACCCTCAAAGGAAGTCCACTATACATAGTGAAAGTTTGACAAGGATCCAATCTACTAGTCAcatcaataacaacaacaacaaatattgaTCTGTATAACACATGAAAGTTTATACAGACTACCTAATTTTGTCATAACTATTCTTCAATGTCCACTCTTCAATCACTTGAATGCCAGCCAAATAAATACTGCACTGTGGTAATTCGGTAGCCAAACAAAcggagattaaaaaaaaaacccttgatGTGTTAAATTGTGTCCCTGCAAGAATTGTGTGACCTAAATCAACAGACTATGATCCTCTGATGTCAAAAGGTATGTTTGCTACTTTGCCATTGGATTAATACCATGCCCAGTGCATTACCAAGAACCTTCATATTACCGAAACGACTGTTAAGTATTTGATGCagtgagaggaaaaaatttaaaatttgagcAAGTTCTCTTACTAAATTATCGTTCAAATTTTTCACCTGGGCGGACAAAGATTAGTAAAATAAGCTTAGAATAGATGAGGAATATTTGTTCTCTTCTTCGCCTTGTGAATAGAAATACTTCACTTGCCGCTGAAAGCGAtgcagaaattaaaatatttcaataacaaGTTTCATTTGCATGTTTACCGAGGGACATCGACACTGATCGAATCAAACACGCGAGATACATAAATCGATCGCAAATCAGAGCATTCActgttataaaaataaaattgacgcTCTTGCGGCGTTTAATCAATTTTAACGCgtaagtttgaaaaatatttcaaaagatgCAACTTATTTCGTGAACGGGGCTAAAAGGTGTTGTAAACATGGAGCATCCGTATGCAAATTTCTATCTACTCCTCGTGTCATGCGATCTCACAGTGACAAACATCACCCGTTTTCTCGTACATCACGATATTAAACTAGAAGCTCACCAACGACGGCCACCATATTACACGGCATCTTTGCGAACATTATATTACGTATTTGCACCGCTGAACATATCGCCTGTCTACGAATAGGGCGATGATTGGGATTGCTCTCCTGAAGAGAAAACGTGACATAGGCAGCCCCTCGAAACGTGTTGAGTAAAGAGCTAAGCTTTCCTTGTGACGCGACGAAACTCGACCGAAATGACACagtaataaacaaaaattacttcaatTTAAGgtattttcaaatcatttcaaGTACATAGGTTAAAATGTAGCCATCACTACCTCGAAAGCTGGAAAAAAACGTACAAACAACCTTTTGTTAGAAAGACAGCGTTAATTTATGCAGTAACAGAACCGAAAACCATTACATTTCAAAACCTACGCGACAGAAAAAAACCTCAACGGTTAGAAAATAAATCCTGAAGCTTCTGCAGGAAAGGTTgaggtaaaatttttaaacgTACCTTGTGAATTCAAAGATTGCGAAGAAGAATCCGACGAGAAGGAGGCCGCGGCGACCGAAGCAGCTGAAATTCCCTCGCCGGGAGCAGTTGGAGCGCTATTGTCACTGGACATCTTTTCACGGATGTTGTTCAATTATTTGATTAGAAACTTCGCAAAAAGTTCCTTTTCTCATCCAAATTAAGTAAACGAAACACTGAGAAGAAAACCACGTTGACTTATACACGACACGGCTTTTCTAAGAGCTCTACGGTCGTTTTCCTACAACAATCAAACTTCGCAAGAAATCGACTTAAGCACAGCTGAGTTATATGTCAAACGCTGTAAAACTAAAAAACGTCCATTCCTTTTCACGATAAGTGTACTTTCGGTTCCTCCGTGGGTGCCATGACAAAGAGTTTTCTCAAGCATAAAGCGGCGTGACTCGCAGATATTTACACTGGCCTGATATCCgataattttcaattcaatgaaatgCAGAGAAAATTCGCGACCTTCAACTCTTGTCGTGAATAAATAATCAGCTTGGGTGAATTGAATTGGCGCCACTTCGAGACAGGAAGTAATTTACTCACCGAACCGAGGCTGACTTTTTCGAAGAAACAAAACTGAATGATGGCAACTTATATTTAGAGCTTATTTGTAACAGCCATTATTGACTacatatttctcttcttttcctttgatgaaggagaaacgaaaaaaaatgggaGCCAATAAGTACGTAACTTTCGCCGTACGATGTGTTCGTGAAAAGTACGTTCTTCGCGCTccgaaaattgaatgaaatgcAGAGAAAATTCGCGACCTTCAACTCTTGGGATGAACGAGCTGTTTTGCCTTCATGTGACTGGGTAAGCACGAACACAATGTTATCACTGCATTTTAATGTCTCAGGAATTAAGATACGTTAATGGAAACCTTTGCTCATCGAAACACAGGAGAAAGTCGTGTAAGAGACTGTTGATAATGGACTCTAATTAGggaaaaaaacgaaattaataAACTCATTGACTGAAgtagaaattgattttaatcatcATCTATCGAGCTCACGGGTATCAAAATCATACTGAACAGATTTTATTTCTGTACACCCAATTTGTGTAACATGCACCCCGGCAGTCGATCTGAATAACAAGTAGATTCCAACTAGAAACGATGttatttttcatgtcacaagAGCAGGACAGGGTAAAATCTGAAACACCAGACCTTCACATTCCAGATTCAGCAAATAACTATGCCATTTCTGAGTAAGTTCACATGTGGAACGCATATGGTGAAAAAGGCTGAGGTCATATCGCGGTAAAGACATTACAAATGGATTGAAATCGTTTTCACCCAGACGTTGTCTGAATAAGGCTAGTGCATAAATTGCAGTTAAAACCTCGCAATCCACGTTTAAAGTGTCTGTCtgcatcgtgagacaaacaattttGCATCATTGCAAGAAGATTGACTGTAAAGGAAAACAGAATGTTTTGGAATAAGGTTTCCAAACGTTTTGGGTTTGACCCTTAGTCAGTAAAGGGAGACGAGTTGGTTGCAACCGCTGCTGAGCTGGTCTCCGTTTGGgattgcaaaagaaaatttaaagtaacgTTCCCTCAAAGAATTGGTATTATAAACTAGTGAAATCGATTTAGCCACCTTAAAATGCTCAGCGAAGAGAAATATCAGGAAGTTTTCTCCTAGTGTCCCTGAGGTGCTCGTCAAAGCGTTTTCTCAATATTCGCCCTGTTCCTTCGATGAAGAATTGGTACATTGAAATCCACGAAGATGATTTTGCAGGGActcatatttattttcaaggtAGAGTCGGCAACATACATTCATTTGGCTATAAAAAGAAAcccactttatttcatttgcCTTAACGCTCACAATAAAAAACGTGCAAGTGTTCTACGTagaatatttcaaaaagtaGCATTCCTTTGTGGGACTCTAACCTCCTATCTTCCATGTTCTTCAGGCCCtgcaatattaaaaatattgagaTAGATAAGTACCATAACTCGAAAAGTCAGGCAAATAGCGCGCCTTTGTGAAACCTTTTTACATCTTGTTCCGTCGAGGTAAGAACGAGTGTCaagctgaattttttgtttaaatggtGGCCTCAGGTGATGATGTTAACTATGAAGAGTAAGTCTAATTTCCCAGCCTTGAAGAACACCTTTGAATGATTCCCTCGACATAGTCTAAGAGACTATTAGTTACCAATGCTCTACCTGCCTATGACGAAAAACTCGTGCGCATTCTATTGATAATGGACACAGTAACAAGTTATAGATCGATTCTGTATTCCTTCTGACCCGCTAGGTAACTTCTCCAGTAAGAATATGCGCATTTTGATAATAAAGTTGAGTCAAGTGGCATCTTAATTGGCCGTCACTGCCGAAAAGTGTGCTCCAGTTTTCGAAAATTAAAGCGACTAagattatttcttttccttctggaTGGGATATTGGTTCATTTCAAGTTACTCCCCCACCCTCCCTTCCCACCTCCCAGTATTTTTAAGTCTTCCTGCATATTTGTCGCGATGCGCTACCGTCGCCTGGGCTCGCATACGGGACATTTGATTTTTCGTGCATGCGCGGTGGTGGCCTCCTCGAACGGTGCCAAGAGGTCACTAAGTTAAAACCTCTCAATGTCGTTCAGTTGTACTTTTTTCACCTTGAAATAGACGTTGAGTTTAACACTGTAAACATTAAGTGCGAGTTTTCTCGTCACATTCGTGAAGGAATTTGGATTAAAAGTTTTGATCACTGTTCGTGGCAACACTGTTTTCAATCCTGGGTGGATAGAGGCACTGTTGGGGTAACCTTCCCTTAAATAAAACTGATCGGACAGGCACACCACTTTCTGTTCCAGCCCTGGCTTATTACTATTGATCTATTTACCATTATTACAGCCCCTTGAGTCTGATCTTCCCTGAATCTATCAAAAGCACAATCTACCTGAGTGATTTAACAGGTCGGCTGTTGGTATTTTTCTCCCGCCATTCCAAGGGCACCTGAGAAGCGAAGCTTTTCCCGTACTTCTTTGCGTCTCCATTGCAATGGAAACCGTTCGTCCCTATACCCACTGGGACTTCTCCgtcgtcgtcgttgttgttgttgttgtttacaataGGAGTTGGGCACTTAATCCCAATATCCTCACAATGGACCTCAATTCCCATCCCTTGCCGGGGGCAATGCTGGGTAATCTGCTGATATTCTCGAAGGCGCTTTTTAAGGAGGTCATAAGGCATGTTGTTGATGTAGCCGCACTTTCCAAGCCCTTTAGGGACAGGTGCAGCCAAATTACCGGCACGTTTCTCAATCATGGTTTCTTGGCCTTTGTACACGAGCTTTGTATTCTCCATTATGGGATGCCACAGAGCCAATTCAAGGTCGCTGAGAAGCTTTAAAATTCGATCCAGCTCATATTGTGTGATCCAGCCTTTACAGAAGGAAAGGTAAGCGCCAAAACCCATCCCAGTGGATACAGCATGACCGTGCAGCATTCCTCCAGGGAGCTCGTACCCAGGGCTCCATGTGTGTCCATACGCGTGCGGTCGACATTGGTGTGTTTCAAACATGTTGCTGTATTCCGATCTCATGTAACTAAAATTAGAATGaacgaaaaagtgaaaattaggACAACATTCAACGAGAGGAactaagtaataaattattcaagAGTGAAACTTTTAGGGATAGAGAAAACCgcctttcaatttttcatcttGACTGCATTATCAAGCCaaaaagaaagttacaaaagACGACATTTTTAAAGAATCAAGGGAAATGTGAATAGTTCCATTTAAGCCTCACCAACTGATCGAAATATTTCTCTCCTCAAAATTTCAGGATCGCAAGGGATTTCATTTAGGAACCTAAGAGATTTGTTACATTTCGAGTAGTTAAAAGATGGAAAAACTATCACAAATTCTGCACGAACAAGCGAAAAAGCAAGGCGATCCGATGATAAGACGCGGAGAACTAAGGGGAACAACAGTGACGATAAATTTCGCGCGCCTACTTTTTCTCTTAACTCCACTGACCAAGAGTTTGCACAAGCCAACGGACACCGAGCTTCACAGTTCGTTTGAGTTCGTTGCCTATTTCCGTCCTTACTCTGAGGATTTTTTCTCTGACTTGATATCTCAATTAAAGGCTCTAAACTAAAAGTATCAGATCAATCGCGCTATTCTGCTGACTTGATTCTAAAGCCACGATACTACTTatcaattggttcatgctttagcgtgcactatcgagttatggagcacgtgagaagtttggagagcacgaaagaagcgtaagagttgcccGAGGCAATAGCCGAgggcaactctagcttcttgagtgcatgaaccaattgttttataacatggCCGGTGGAGTTGTGCATCAAATCCGACGCGAAAAACGGACAACAATATCAGAAGTGATTGTTCGCGGAGTCTccttttccgttgtttttctctttttctgcaTCATTTAAGAACTCTAGCCCTAAGGGAAAAGGTCGGAAATTGTCTTCGTTTTGGGACTGGTGGGCCGAGCCTCTGTTTGTATCCATTATTGTCgcgaaatatatttttcccCGCGCTAACAATGGCCGCTcgtgcgaaaaaaaaaatttctggcgAAGCGATTTGCTCACGCTATCAGCGTGCACTATCGAGATTTTGAGCACGCTTACGTATACTCAATTTGATTGGGCGGCTctgctagctatgttataatacaACTTCTTACTTAAACAATCTCATAGATCTAATCTACGTACTCTTCAAGAGCTTTGCCAATAATCAGGTCACAAACATCTTCAAAGGCTTTTTTATCTCCTCTGAAATCTTCCATCTCAGTGCCAAACTTGGTCCACAGAAGAGCGGAGGTCTCCTGCTCGAGAAGGCAGAAGAGTTCTTCATCCTTAACTATCGCCATCTTGACAATTTCGGCAATGCCATGGCGCAAGCAGCCGCGATGAAGGGTTCGAAAGAAGCTTCTATCAGTCAGCGCCAGGACAGGGGGGTGAAACGAACCGAAGAGGTTTTTGAAGCCGAATCCATCGCACCCAGTGCGAGGTGACAAGCCTGCATCGATGGCCGCCACAACACTTGTAGACACCATGATGTAGGGTGTATTACGATGGTACAGAGAGGCAGCACAGGCAATAACGTCGTGTAATACACCATTACCGACCACTAAAATAGGCTCGTTTCTTCTTACGCCAAGCTTCTTTAACAGTACCAAAGTACTCTGCACAGTGGCTATGTCTTTGTCGATTTCCTCTGCGGAAAGGACAAGCTTCTTTAGCTCAATAGAGAACTCATCGAAATAAGTCTGTAGAGCCGCGCCATAGATCTTTTCCACATTTTTGTCAACTACTGCCACACACCTAGAAAAAAACCAATGACAACAAAACAGTAAGACAACCAATATTATAAGGTAGAGTAAACTTAATTAATGGCGTATTTATAACGCATAACATGAACTAAGTAACAAACCTTCCAATGGACTGATACACGTTTCTAAGCTCGGGGTTGGACGGGCTCAACACCTCGTAAACTATCTTAGCAGTTGTCGTCAGTGTATATTTACTAGTGCAGGCGACAAGGGATGCATCTGATTTGGCCAGGACGTCTCCTTCGCATCTTCCATAAATGGACGTCGGGTAGAGGCCGTGTGGGTCAAACTTCTCAAGATGTTCAGCATTCTCCAAGTAACATTCCGGGCAGTCTGTCTCTTGAAGAAAACGGCACAAAGGCATGGTTCGCAATGTCTTATCGTCTATGAACATCTTAACCATCTCATTCCATTTGGAAATGACCACAGTATTACTTGAAGATCTGCCAACAAAAAGGAAGGAACGATTTTCCCAAGGCATGCATGAAATTGTCTTAACTTTTAGATTAAAAGTATTGTAATACAATGGGTTTCTTGAAACGatttcatttcttaaaaaatatttaatcataGACTGATCGACATCTTCATATTTCTTCGTTTGTTTCCTTGGAAAGGGTGTGACAGAAATACCTAATATTACCTCTAAACAAATTTCTAAACCTCCGTTTTGATGTATCGAATTGCAGTcagataaatttaatttccttattCTGTCCCCTAGATTCAAAACGAATTTGAATAAAATCATATATAGaacatatttacttttaaaactTATGTAGCTGACTTAACTAAACTAATTAGAGTGCCACAAGCGAAGAAGGCCGAGGCTTGTGTTGGTCATCGAATTTTGTTCACCATTCTTCGAATTTGTGGTATTTTCTTTCTCGTCTAGAACAAAATTAAGGAATGACAAAAGCTATAAAGGAAAATGGATTTATTTACATACCTTTGCACAAGACTGGCAAGTTGCTGTAAAACTGCACCAGTTGGTTGGTTGTAGAAATACTTTAGTTTCCTGACCATCAAGAGGGACTCCAGATCATCGCTGAATGATTTTGCCAGCTCTTTTGAAAAGACGTCAAGGCGAGATGTGCGAATAAGGAGGTCGCTGACAATCGAGTTAGCAAAGATTTTCAAGGCGATTTCTTCTATACTTTGCAAAGGATCATCACAAATCTCCAACGGAAGGTTTTCAAGAGACTTGATGGACGAGTATATCGCAGCCTGAGATCAAAGGGAATCAGTAAATTGCTGCACCTATGATATTCATAACCAAAGGCAGCATTACCGTATGCGTTCAGACGTTCgcgtgttctgattggttctagAGTTTGAAATCTCCGTtcgtaaaaatgtttttttagcaCCTGACATATTCTGAGCCCCCTTGACCGTAAATGAACA
This region of Pocillopora verrucosa isolate sample1 chromosome 3, ASM3666991v2, whole genome shotgun sequence genomic DNA includes:
- the LOC131799304 gene encoding demethyl-4-deoxygadusol synthase isoform X2; the encoded protein is MSTNSTNQDNQGNLSETTAEIEKAAIYSSIKSLENLPLEICDDPLQSIEEIALKIFANSIVSDLLIRTSRLDVFSKELAKSFSDDLESLLMVRKLKYFYNQPTGAVLQQLASLVQRSSSNTVVISKWNEMVKMFIDDKTLRTMPLCRFLQETDCPECYLENAEHLEKFDPHGLYPTSIYGRCEGDVLAKSDASLVACTSKYTLTTTAKIVYEVLSPSNPELRNVYQSIGRCVAVVDKNVEKIYGAALQTYFDEFSIELKKLVLSAEEIDKDIATVQSTLVLLKKLGVRRNEPILVVGNGVLHDVIACAASLYHRNTPYIMVSTSVVAAIDAGLSPRTGCDGFGFKNLFGSFHPPVLALTDRSFFRTLHRGCLRHGIAEIVKMAIVKDEELFCLLEQETSALLWTKFGTEMEDFRGDKKAFEDVCDLIIGKALEDYMRSEYSNMFETHQCRPHAYGHTWSPGYELPGGMLHGHAVSTGMGFGAYLSFCKGWITQYELDRILKLLSDLELALWHPIMENTKLVYKGQETMIEKRAGNLAAPVPKGLGKCGYINNMPYDLLKKRLREYQQITQHCPRQGMGIEVHCEDIGIKCPTPIVNNNNNNDDDGEVPVGIGTNGFHCNGDAKKYGKSFASQVPLEWREKNTNSRPVKSLRA
- the LOC131799304 gene encoding demethyl-4-deoxygadusol synthase isoform X1, whose translation is MSHTFLFPVSYRRFTLFGLNLSQNILQSNMSTNSTNQDNQGNLSETTAEIEKAAIYSSIKSLENLPLEICDDPLQSIEEIALKIFANSIVSDLLIRTSRLDVFSKELAKSFSDDLESLLMVRKLKYFYNQPTGAVLQQLASLVQRSSSNTVVISKWNEMVKMFIDDKTLRTMPLCRFLQETDCPECYLENAEHLEKFDPHGLYPTSIYGRCEGDVLAKSDASLVACTSKYTLTTTAKIVYEVLSPSNPELRNVYQSIGRCVAVVDKNVEKIYGAALQTYFDEFSIELKKLVLSAEEIDKDIATVQSTLVLLKKLGVRRNEPILVVGNGVLHDVIACAASLYHRNTPYIMVSTSVVAAIDAGLSPRTGCDGFGFKNLFGSFHPPVLALTDRSFFRTLHRGCLRHGIAEIVKMAIVKDEELFCLLEQETSALLWTKFGTEMEDFRGDKKAFEDVCDLIIGKALEDYMRSEYSNMFETHQCRPHAYGHTWSPGYELPGGMLHGHAVSTGMGFGAYLSFCKGWITQYELDRILKLLSDLELALWHPIMENTKLVYKGQETMIEKRAGNLAAPVPKGLGKCGYINNMPYDLLKKRLREYQQITQHCPRQGMGIEVHCEDIGIKCPTPIVNNNNNNDDDGEVPVGIGTNGFHCNGDAKKYGKSFASQVPLEWREKNTNSRPVKSLRA
- the LOC131799305 gene encoding HMG box-containing protein 1, which translates into the protein MSSDNSAPTAPGEGISAASVAAASFSSDSSSQSLNSQENALQCSESLVSSGPSDDSQTDSQAISLGGSVFTAIQLPARAGNEVGSDVSTSDSGLGKDACDSEARVSAPTLPFVPQSHLIDKLPVPASNGLHYSPGLLAASNLSQLAELAANKSAIHQTPPNTTQLSAQPMQPHLIGNQTRFVLPGQGIPTPIIGTYPSGTLMQVPGQYQGFPPVPHQVPPPFIKGSNIQLTTGDVKRVEDLSTEDFIHSIRQSPELKLETSTVVKIEDGTEPGSTHITFTINSSKIQVILNCPVEHPFFVYGQGWTSSSPEQSSTKYNLNCQQLKVGDVCIFLSASSAPSIPGGLGFSSSPAIQVSGAGSTLTQSASVVLSNAVKSPSVSSSTGQTVTSVSVSYAQTLPGIVTLPGNIPGVVVTSSMPPGIPAVYPGSFPSAQNIGQGKVAGQSGTDRSSVPQPVQGFTPDGKPSESPHSTAAVPGGFPLSGAPFYQPLTGTFMTAMPPGQTFVQGTVMPQGSVGNGLLVAAVGFVPGRPPAPFVQPGMLYGSTPMEMLQKGGDSKPEEYSQKERTESQTELSQPDAKRARGETEVK